The proteins below come from a single Nocardiopsis gilva YIM 90087 genomic window:
- a CDS encoding ATP-dependent DNA ligase: MVPERMLAKTVTAMPVGDHLVYEPKWDGFRTRVTTGPTRIVSKSGYITNQRWPELVAALDTLPDGLLLDGEIVCWRDGRLSFDALLRRNTASPRRARGLARTQPAHFVAFDLLREDGEEIWHQPLRDRRQRLEALFAADHDPHLDLAWQTADPDEARDWYEHLTDVGIEGLIIKDSREPYRPGKRAWYKYKNLQTTEAIVGAVVGSVEAPTALVLGRHDPETGELRIVGRTSPLSPPQQRDLAPLLEEASSGHPWPGGNAPALGPSRAAPYTRVTPDVVVEVAPDTGVAAGRWRHSVRYVRVRPDLSVDEVPQGLDIERRSG; encoded by the coding sequence GTGGTCCCGGAACGCATGCTCGCGAAGACCGTCACTGCAATGCCGGTCGGCGACCACCTGGTCTATGAGCCGAAATGGGACGGGTTCCGTACAAGGGTGACAACCGGGCCGACGCGGATTGTGTCGAAGTCCGGATACATCACCAACCAGCGGTGGCCGGAGCTGGTGGCCGCCCTCGACACCCTTCCCGACGGGTTGTTGCTAGACGGCGAGATCGTGTGTTGGCGTGACGGTCGGCTAAGTTTCGATGCCCTGTTGCGCCGCAACACCGCCAGTCCGCGGCGGGCACGCGGCCTCGCGCGAACCCAACCCGCGCATTTCGTGGCCTTCGACCTGCTCCGAGAAGACGGTGAAGAGATCTGGCACCAGCCTCTGCGCGACCGGCGCCAGCGCCTCGAAGCCCTGTTCGCCGCCGATCACGACCCCCACCTGGACCTGGCGTGGCAGACCGCGGACCCCGATGAGGCCCGCGACTGGTATGAGCACCTGACGGACGTCGGCATCGAGGGGCTGATCATCAAAGATTCCCGTGAGCCCTACCGGCCGGGCAAACGCGCCTGGTACAAGTACAAAAACCTGCAAACCACCGAGGCGATCGTCGGCGCGGTGGTGGGGAGCGTGGAGGCGCCGACCGCGCTCGTGCTGGGCCGCCACGACCCGGAGACGGGGGAGCTGCGGATCGTTGGTCGCACCTCCCCGCTCTCCCCGCCCCAGCAGAGGGATCTCGCGCCGCTGCTGGAGGAGGCCAGCAGCGGCCACCCGTGGCCCGGCGGAAACGCGCCCGCCCTCGGCCCCTCCCGTGCGGCCCCCTACACCCGCGTCACCCCGGACGTGGTGGTGGAGGTTGCCCCCGACACCGGAGTCGCGGCCGGGAGGTGGCGCCACTCGGTGCGGTACGTCCGAGTTCGCCCGGACCTGTCGGTGGACGAGGTGCCCCAGGGGTTGGATATCGAGCGCCGGTCAGGCTGA
- the ku gene encoding non-homologous end joining protein Ku — MASTVWKGTLSVGLLALGIRLYSARERHGPTMHQFVRGSTSRVRYRRIDEASGKEVADSDIVKGAQVDGSDEYVVIEPVELERIAPGRTKTMEITRFIPRDAVAPLWYATTYYMGPLDKAAAKPYRLLCAALERTGRLGLATMVMRDREHLVLVGPQAGVLTAATLWWPDEIRAPEDVMPPIPQEPELADRDLTLAEQLVEAMAEDWAPEEYEDTYQARLEELIAAKAKGQTITYGEEPAAPPGTVVELTDALRQTLEARRGKKKRAPKPRAPSGSSPKSGATKKELLEKAQQLGVPGRSKMSKDELVAAIEERSSA, encoded by the coding sequence ATGGCCAGCACAGTATGGAAAGGCACGCTCAGCGTGGGGCTGCTCGCGCTCGGTATCCGGCTCTACAGTGCGCGTGAGCGACACGGGCCGACCATGCACCAATTCGTCCGCGGATCGACGAGCAGGGTGCGCTACCGGCGTATCGACGAGGCCTCGGGCAAGGAAGTCGCCGACAGCGACATCGTCAAAGGCGCCCAGGTGGACGGGTCGGACGAATACGTGGTGATCGAACCCGTGGAACTGGAGCGCATCGCCCCTGGCCGCACGAAAACCATGGAAATCACTCGGTTCATCCCCAGAGATGCTGTGGCGCCACTGTGGTACGCCACCACCTACTACATGGGGCCGCTGGACAAAGCCGCCGCCAAGCCATACAGGTTGCTTTGTGCAGCGCTGGAACGCACAGGCCGACTCGGCTTGGCGACGATGGTGATGCGCGACCGGGAACATCTGGTCCTTGTCGGCCCCCAGGCCGGCGTGTTGACCGCCGCAACCTTGTGGTGGCCGGATGAGATCCGCGCCCCTGAGGACGTCATGCCGCCGATCCCGCAGGAGCCGGAGTTGGCCGACCGCGACCTGACTCTGGCTGAGCAGCTAGTGGAAGCGATGGCCGAGGACTGGGCGCCGGAGGAGTACGAGGACACCTACCAGGCGCGGCTGGAGGAGCTGATAGCCGCCAAGGCCAAGGGCCAGACCATCACCTACGGAGAGGAGCCCGCCGCACCCCCGGGCACGGTCGTGGAGCTGACCGACGCGCTCCGGCAGACCCTGGAGGCGCGCCGGGGGAAGAAGAAGAGGGCGCCGAAACCCCGCGCGCCTTCGGGCTCATCGCCCAAGTCCGGTGCGACGAAGAAGGAGCTGCTGGAGAAAGCGCAGCAGCTTGGCGTGCCGGGGCGCTCGAAGATGTCCAAGGACGAGCTCGTGGCCGCGATCGAGGAGCGCTCCTCAGCCTGA